In the Cucurbita pepo subsp. pepo cultivar mu-cu-16 chromosome LG17, ASM280686v2, whole genome shotgun sequence genome, tggTAACGCCtttagtttgattttgaagctatataaagtcatgtatgttgtatttgtaagcagacttgaaaaatatataaaagaagcatttgtgcttttctttaacCAATTCTTTAACCAATGGTTAAGTTTCTTTCcaattctatatagtttaggttgcatgtagaatcattcaagctcgatataatcaatcttgcttgtggagtgattcgaatctcaatcaagtgttcttgccttgagatatttgatcaacaagaatcattcaagctagacatgatcgatcttgcttgtgaagtgattcgaatctcaaacaatattCTTGCCTTGGCATATTCGATcgacaaggtaatccgaatcttattcccctcgtagtgatttccacatatcaTATCTACACGTAAATCTGAGTAAAagtcattttttgtttttctctatcGAGGTAAATACGctatatttgttttttggttattctgagagagagattgtcttttttgggtcAATCAAAAGTCTTTGATTCAAAATGCTCAATTATAAAGGTTCAAGTGGTTACCTCCACCAGTTTTTTGGGTTGGGATACTCAATCATACGCGTTCAAGTGGTTAGTCGACTCGACTTTGATTCGAACCCGTTACTCAATGATAAAGCTGTGTGGTACTCAACTTGTATTTGGAATGATATTCAAATGTTaacttctcttttttcctcgacttttttattttttatttttaaaaattaagttttcttttttcataatttaatttattttgaaatttatattttcttttcttatccGATACAGTTGCATTcgtaaacaaaatttaaagagtaaaaataaaatttaaaatttgttctttttattttttttttaaacacataggaaaaaataataataataagaaaagaaagaaaagcccaatatttataaatttaatttttaattaaacaaatatttagtTATAGTTTaccctatttattcttgataTATATTATCgatcaaaatattataacttTAAATCTCATATTATcgatattaatgtaaattaataagaacatatttcaattatttagatacCAAGATCCTAAAATAAGAATGTTTATCTAATAACAGCCTTCCAATGAAAATAGAGAGGAAATTTGTTGTTATTGCcaaaaaaaaagggagaaaatgaagaacaaacagaaaaaggagggaaaatTAGGGAATTTGAAGATTATAGAAAAagatggataaaaaaaaatcccaaaaacaaaacccatctAAATTAAGCACTTCcctctaaaaaaaatccatctCCTTCCTCATATTCCCCCCTTTCATTCAACTGCTCAAATAGGAATCCATTATGATCCCTTTCTTCCCCTGTTCTTCCCTGTTCTTCCCCTGTTCTTCCCCTGTTCCATCAACCAAATCCTTCTGGGTTAGACCCTTCTTCAAGTTAACATCACGCCATCACATAACCATTAAAGACGACGACCACGACGACGAAAACGAATAAAGGAAGCAAAAAGGGATTCTGTATTGGAATTTTCTACGATGGGATTTCGTGTTTAATCAGCCTATGACACGAACCAAAAAGCACCCAATAACAAACACATACCGTAGCGATCAGGCAAGCGTCGAAGCATAACTCCCCCACTGATTTCTTGCGTTCCCAAATGCTTTTCTGTTACAAAATCAAAGTAAGCTCCCCACTGATTTCGCCTGATTCTTCTGAATCTGAAATGGGTTTCGGCGGATTTTCCGATGtattcattcattcttttgttttatacaGATGGAGGATGATGAAGACGACGACCTATGATATCTTCTGGTCATTCAGTTCATCAAGTTCATATTAAATCAAGCGTTCTTCATATTCAATGATGGAGGAGAAGACGGATTTAATGAAGCCTGTGTTGTTCAAATTTGGTGTTGTTCTGGCTATCTCTTTTGCTAGCTTTATGTATTCCCGCTTTAGAATCAGGAACAAAAGACCTTCTCTGGCTCCTCCCTCCTCCAGTTCTTCAGGTTCTTCCATTCAATCTCTTATGCTTCATCAATATATTCTTGAATCATATATTTCACTTGCTTTTAGCAGATGAATGGGGTAATAATAAAGTTGAGTTGGGAACAGGAAGAGGCCATAAACTTGATGATCAAACAATGAAGGTAGCTACAGCAGCAGCATCCTCTAATGCTATTATTCTTGCAGCTGATGCCTATGTGAGTTTGCTGAATTTTGGTAATATGAACAACTTAGAATGTTCAAGAAGTTCAGAAACCAAATTTTGTGTTATGAACCCGAAACCCATTGACATAGGCGATGATTTGTTTTCAGCATGTTGGTCTGTGATTATAGACATAATAAGCTGGCTTCAtgttttgtgtttgatatCTTTCTCAGGAAGAAATGTGTATTCAGAAAGCCAATGGTGATGATTCAAATGCTGGTTTCTCCACTGGAAATGATCACATTGTAGATGAAGAAGGGTTGCTTCTCCCAGAGTTTCAGGAACTTGTCAAGCAATTTGATCTTTCTGCAGCAAATGCTGGGTTTTCTCCTAAGAAAAATGCTGGAGCACTGAGGTTGGGGATCGAAACTCCGAAAGCTTATAAAAGGGTCGAGTCGGATGGATATGAACATGAGATCAAACACCTGAAAAGCAAGGTGAAAATGCTTCGAGAAAGGGAGAGAAATCTTGAGGTTCAGCTACTTGAGTATTATGGTCTGAAAGAGCAAGAAACTGCTGTCATGGAGCTCCAAAATAGGCTGAAGATTAACAATATGGAGGCTAAACTTTTCACTCTGAAGATTGAGTCCCTTCAGGCGGATAATCGACGATTAGAATCACAAGTTTCCGACCAAGCAAAATCAGCATCCGACCTCGAGGCTGCAAGAACAACAATTAAGTTTCTCAAGAAAAAACTTAGACATGAAGCAGAACAGAACAGGGAACAGATCGTAAATCTTCAGCAAAGAGTTACTAAGCTGCTTGACCAAGAATGTAAGATAAATGAAAGCACTAAAAATGCCCAAATCAAGCTGCAAAATattgaagatttggagaaAGAGATCGAGGAGCTAAAGAAGGCGAATTCGAgattgcaaaaagaaaattctgaTCTCGGTCGGAGACTAGATGCTACTCAGTTCCTTGCAAATTCTATCTTGGAAGACCAAGAAGTATGTTCTTATTGCTACTATAGCTCTTTTACCATTATACAATTGTATGGTGACGAAAAATTTAATGCAATGCCCATCTAATTTATGCAGAAAGAATCACTTAAAGAAGAAAGGGACCGTTTCGCACAAGAAAACGAGACGTTGACGAAGGAAATCGAGCAGCTTCAAGCTCACCGTTGTGCAGATGTTGAAGAGCTAGTCTATCTCCGTTGGATTAATGCTTGCTTAAGATATGAACTGCGGAATTTTCAGCCTGCAGCAGGGAAAACAGCAGCAAGAGACCTAAGCAAAACATTAAGTCCCAAATCCGAGCATAAAGCGAAGAAGCTCATACTCAAATACGCAAATACAGAAGGAATTGAAGGGAAGAGCATTAATCTTACGGATTTTGATTCAGATCAGTGGTCATCCTCGCAAGCTTCCTCTCATACCGATCCTGGAGATTTGGATTATTCAGCTGTTGATTCTCGGTTAACAGCCAAACCAagttcaaacaaaatcaaattcatgAGTAAACTCAGGAGTCTGTTGAGGGGAAAAAGTAATCAACAGAGCTCGGCTTTGTTAGCAGAAAAATCTGCAGCAGCTGTAGGAGATGTTGATTCTCCACGTTACAGTTCAAGTCATTCTACTGGGACCAACGCTACTCGGGCCGATGGACATGGTACTGGATATACAACTCCATCTCAGAATTCATCAAGACGTTCAATGGATTTTCACAGGTTGAATAGCCAAAAGGAAGACGACGTAAAAACTGAGGATTCCCTTAGAAGGAACAGCGATGTTGGCTACATTAACAAGAGATTTGTTTCAGGCAGCGACCGATCGAGCAATTCGTTGTATAGATCTTCAAGTCAGGAAACAGACAAGTCCGACAAGTCCGACAAGTCTGAGAAGTCCGAGTTGTTGAAATATGCTGAAGTGTTGAAAAACAGCAGGGGAGATAAGAACCAATCTCGCCGGAAGGTTGCACCCATGTGTTCAATTTAAACATCGGAAAGCTTATCTAGCTTTCAATGGAGTCATCACCTGTTCCTACACAGTATTTTCTTGAGGGGCTCAGTAGTTAGTGCTAATATACCATACTGTTCATAAAACCTGCTAATGTAATACCATACTGTTCATATGGAAACTTTGTAACATAAATAACTGAATGTTGTGATGTTACTTGTATGAGATCAAACCTAACAAAATTAATCTTATCAAGCCATTGTGACAGAGATAATATGTCATTATGGATTTCCTGTTCAATGAATCTCAAGGAATACTTAATTCTATCAGCCCTTGTTCTTGCATCAAGTTGATCCAATGTTTTGGTACTGAATTCAATCAAATGCATATCAAATCTTTATCAGCTGTCCCATGATTACTACACAATAACTAGTACAAATGTGGATAATCCAGAAACATTTGGAAAAGCAGTGAAACTAAAACAGTTCATACGGTGATGGTCAGATGAGAGCAtagccttggacaagcatagCATCAGCAAGTATCTGGTTGGCAGCCTGAGATGGATGAACACTGTCCCAGAACACATATTTGGTCGCATTAGAACATGTTACATGAGATTTTGGATTGCACAAAACCGAGGCCGTCTCCACCGCCCCAGTGCCACAGCAGCCTCTTCTCACTTCATCAAATCCTTGAacgaaaaacaaagaacacagCATCATTACTTTGAATTAGCACCCgaatgtttgaaaattattctAATGTCCGTGAAGTACCATAGCTCGACGGAGACATAATAGCATCGTACAAAGGACTGAAAACGTCGAAGACTACGAGTTTGAGATCAGGAAGCTGCTTGCGAAGAGTTGCAGCAGTAGAATTGAGCTTCCTATTGAAAACTAGGACATGATTGTTGATTGTTCGGACACAACCCTTTTGTTGTTGGTAACCAAACAGAGTGAGTACAGCAGGAAAACAACCTAATGGAGGCATTGAGGTGACCCCAATTTTCCTTGCTCCTAGCCCATGTAAATCCTTCATCAAAGCCACAAATCCTCCATCCAATGTTATTAGGAACACTTAGAGATGCATAAACACTTAAGTAAAATGGACCAAGATagaaacaatatttgcttAAAACATCCTTTTGACTTCTAAATTTACAGCAGACGTCAGAAATAGAGTAACAACAAAACCACACAGCATCAAACAATATCATAGGCTGGCTGGCATGTGGACATGAATTCATCATCAAATAGCGACTATACAGTTCAAAAAACCAGAGAGTTCCATACTTGTTTGGAGAGCTGTCAATTTCTGTTAActcataaatgaaatgaactaTCAAAGGGAGGGGGAAAATGTGACTCCAAAAAGATTCTTCTTCCATGCTTTTAATGAGgtgaaatatattattataataaagtttttattataaagtatcctatagaataaaatttttaatatatgctTAAATATGTTTCAAAATCATTACTTACTTTCTGTACTGTATCATATCACTATTCAATGGTTGAATATGAACAGTGTTATTTAGCTGGatcttcatttaaaattaatgatcaattaaatctctttatttttttaacgttCTTTAGGTAgctgttttcattttctccctATCCAACCAATCAGACAGGAAAATCAATGTAAATTTATGAGCTGagctcaaagaagagaaacaataataaatacttGGCCGCAGCCTTAGCCATGAATTTCCTGCTGCCCCAAACGTGGTCCTACGAGAAATGAATGCTTATTACTATCTTATTCTTTCCTCATAGAGAATTTTAACCATTTCTCGAACAATTCAAACTGTAAGGCTTAAGTTGGATTAGACTGTTTTCGATTTAGGTTTgggataaatttttttaaaaaattgaaaattctgTTGGAACATTTTTAGCGGAGAACCTGAAAGGAGGGTACACAACTAAACCCAAGGCTATCctacttttaagattgttATGAACTTGACTGGTGAATgattgatatttgagtttgatgagattttagttattaataaaCCACACTCAACCCATAAATAGAGAGTTGGATTAGAAACCGAGGTGAACAGATCATCAACCCAACCAATTCAAAATTCCGAGTCAGTCCAAAAAAGTTTCCCAGCTCAACTTGTCTACTACTTCTCAGTTCTCTTTTTACACTACACAAGTGCCATAATGGAAAattgtataaaaatattacgAGTGCTATCGTAATACCTATTTCTTTCATTCGTAATTTGACACATCATCAAATGGtatattaattcatttcaTGGTTccatattttattcataattgTTGCTATAAGGTCAAACAATGAATAAGTGTAGTCTATAAAGTTTCCATTCTAGAATTAGACCATGTTCCTCAGAAATTTTAATACATAATGAACATGTACTCTCTTACTAAGGGGGTCATGTAAcaagaattattttaatacagTTGAGAGTATCATATTCTTTATCCATACCTATACGTGTAtcttcataaataatttttaatgttagttaACATTATATcagaaaaatttatttaaatggaCATTTAAACTTCAGATATTTTGTACCTTGATGAATTTGGAGAAGGAAGCAACAAGGAAAGAGGAGTACTGATCGGGAGTGAACCGTCTACGAACCGCCGGATTTGTGTAATAATTCTGGAGATAGTCGCTGGTACCGCAGCTCAGTATGTGCAATCCATCTTTAATAATGGCGGCCGCTTTCTCACGGCCGGCCACCATAGCCACCTTGATTTGGTACTCTTTGTAATTAGACAACTGCTGAGCCAAAGTAATCGCACGCTAAAGAAcataagaaaggaaaaggaaatcaaaATCGCATTGATTAGATCCTGTTTTCAACGATTCAGAAACATTAGGGTTTCAAATAAAGAGGAGAACATACATTGGAAATTGAAGCTTGCTCATCGTAGCCGGCGGCTGCGGAGGCGAAGCAGGCTCCGATTAGAAGATTCCGGCCGGAAGCCTCTGGGCTGAGATACGCCGGTGGGTGGCTCTCAAAACCGAGGTTTTCGGCTGTAGGAAATTAATTAGGAATGTTACCgtttcacattttttaataattaagaaaaaaaatatatattttttccttcaattttcttagaataaataattttagtaaaaataaataaaaatagagattGAAATAAGTAGTAGATACGAGgacgaaaaataatattttaatccaaaatggtttagaatttaaaaataatatgattagcaattttatattatcagAGGTGGTCGATAATCTCTTCGTATTCGAAATTCAACATGATTTTCTCCTTGATTAGCAGATATGGAATTCTTCCTAATAATCTTCATTTAGCCAAATCTAAGCCTTTTCTCGGGTTCCCCGGAAACAATTTGATTTGGAATCggtaaaaacataaatataactttaaaatttaaaatataagtcaataattttgggttttttttatttgaaaataataatcttcatatagtaataataataataataataaaagaaaataggttaaattaaattattaaaagaaatagaaatattagGAGAGAGGGCGTGTACCAGTTATATCAGAAACGAGTTTTCCATTACAAAACCGGCCGGTGGCTTTATGGTTCATGAAGTCCCGACCATAAGGATGGTAGTTGGCCTTGAACAGGGTGAACCGGTTGTTGTTGTTACCCACATCCAAGGCGGAGTCGCCGAAAGTCAGTATCGCCGGGAATATCGTGGCGGCGGCGATGGGTTCTTGAGCCGCTTCGGAGCTGGCCAAGGCTAAAAATATTGCACAAACAAACCACATAAACGCACCCATCTTCTTCTCCGGTGCTGCTGCATGCGCTTGGGGAATCCTATTTATTTCACCTTTACACTCCCAACTCACGTATATAAATAacaactttcaaaattgttaaattacaaatttgccCTTACGTCTACATCT is a window encoding:
- the LOC111778769 gene encoding protein CHUP1, chloroplastic gives rise to the protein MMEEKTDLMKPVLFKFGVVLAISFASFMYSRFRIRNKRPSLAPPSSSSSDEWGNNKVELGTGRGHKLDDQTMKVATAAASSNAIILAADAYEEMCIQKANGDDSNAGFSTGNDHIVDEEGLLLPEFQELVKQFDLSAANAGFSPKKNAGALRLGIETPKAYKRVESDGYEHEIKHLKSKVKMLRERERNLEVQLLEYYGLKEQETAVMELQNRLKINNMEAKLFTLKIESLQADNRRLESQVSDQAKSASDLEAARTTIKFLKKKLRHEAEQNREQIVNLQQRVTKLLDQECKINESTKNAQIKLQNIEDLEKEIEELKKANSRLQKENSDLGRRLDATQFLANSILEDQEKESLKEERDRFAQENETLTKEIEQLQAHRCADVEELVYLRWINACLRYELRNFQPAAGKTAARDLSKTLSPKSEHKAKKLILKYANTEGIEGKSINLTDFDSDQWSSSQASSHTDPGDLDYSAVDSRLTAKPSSNKIKFMSKLRSLLRGKSNQQSSALLAEKSAAAVGDVDSPRYSSSHSTGTNATRADGHGTGYTTPSQNSSRRSMDFHRLNSQKEDDVKTEDSLRRNSDVGYINKRFVSGSDRSSNSLYRSSSQETDKSDKSDKSEKSELLKYAEVLKNSRGDKNQSRRKVAPMCSI